One stretch of Cellulomonas wangsupingiae DNA includes these proteins:
- a CDS encoding type II toxin-antitoxin system VapC family toxin, producing the protein MTVLLDTHVVLWLLADDPRLGPRARDRLAAAGERLVSTASLWEIAIKVELGKLHVPDDLPTRITAAGLGWLEPGAVHTWAVRDVRGMPHRDPFDRLLLAQASVERVALMTADQALLDARLDPDVTRVDARR; encoded by the coding sequence GTGACCGTGCTGCTCGACACCCACGTCGTGCTCTGGCTCCTCGCCGACGACCCGAGGCTCGGGCCGCGGGCACGCGACCGCCTCGCGGCGGCCGGCGAGCGGCTGGTCTCCACGGCCTCGCTGTGGGAGATCGCGATCAAGGTAGAGCTCGGCAAGCTCCACGTGCCCGATGACCTGCCGACGCGGATCACGGCCGCGGGCCTCGGCTGGCTGGAGCCCGGGGCGGTGCACACGTGGGCCGTGCGCGACGTCCGCGGCATGCCGCACCGCGACCCGTTCGACCGGCTGCTGCTCGCGCAGGCGTCGGTCGAGAGGGTCGCCCTGATGACGGCCGACCAGGCCCTCCTGGACGCCCGGCTCGATCCCGACGTCACGCGCGTCGACGCGCGGCGCTGA
- a CDS encoding nitroreductase/quinone reductase family protein — MGEIGTAAEPERRRPWLPPRWFIRTAWVVHRGIHRVSGGRLGLWPPRENRFGTMVLHTVGRRTGSPHRAIVAYALDGPDVVTVAMNGWGEGHPAWWLNLQAHPETTVDLPDGSRAVRARAATGDERDRLWRTWLRFDPQFDAYAAHRRTETVVVVLEPAPDLVNPGQDP; from the coding sequence ATGGGTGAGATCGGGACCGCCGCAGAACCTGAGCGCCGCCGGCCGTGGCTGCCGCCCCGCTGGTTCATCCGCACCGCGTGGGTGGTGCACCGGGGGATCCACCGGGTGTCGGGCGGCCGGCTGGGGCTCTGGCCGCCGCGTGAGAACCGCTTCGGCACGATGGTGCTGCACACCGTGGGCCGTCGTACGGGGAGCCCGCACCGGGCGATCGTCGCCTACGCCCTCGACGGGCCGGACGTCGTCACCGTCGCCATGAACGGCTGGGGCGAGGGCCACCCCGCGTGGTGGCTCAACCTGCAGGCGCACCCCGAGACCACCGTCGACCTGCCCGACGGGTCGCGGGCGGTGCGGGCGCGCGCCGCGACGGGTGACGAGCGCGACCGGCTGTGGCGGACGTGGCTGCGCTTCGACCCGCAGTTCGACGCGTACGCGGCGCACCGGCGGACGGAGACCGTCGTCGTCGTGCTCGAGCCCGCACCTGATCTGGTCAACCCGGGTCAGGATCCGTAG
- a CDS encoding type II toxin-antitoxin system Phd/YefM family antitoxin: MATVNVYDAKTHLSRLLERVEAGERIVIARAGRPVADLVPHVAIDLVYGTAKGEIVVGDDFDAPVPEIVELFEGR, translated from the coding sequence ATGGCGACCGTCAACGTGTACGACGCGAAGACCCATCTGTCCCGTCTCCTCGAGCGCGTCGAGGCGGGGGAGCGGATCGTCATCGCGCGTGCCGGTCGTCCCGTGGCCGACCTGGTGCCGCACGTCGCCATCGACCTGGTCTACGGCACCGCGAAGGGCGAGATCGTGGTCGGCGACGACTTCGACGCGCCGGTGCCCGAGATCGTCGAGCTCTTCGAGGGCCGGTGA